Proteins from one Anaerobranca californiensis DSM 14826 genomic window:
- a CDS encoding DUF2273 domain-containing protein: MMWPDIKRIIDKNRGKVVGAIIGLLISIFYISFGFLRATFIIISVGIGYFIGKRIDDDKDFIQTVKKLLGPRDF; the protein is encoded by the coding sequence ATGATGTGGCCTGACATAAAGAGAATAATAGATAAAAATAGGGGTAAGGTAGTAGGGGCTATAATTGGTTTGCTTATCAGTATTTTTTACATAAGTTTTGGCTTTTTACGGGCAACATTTATAATAATTTCTGTGGGTATTGGATATTTTATTGGTAAAAGAATAGATGATGATAAAGACTTTATCCAAACCGTTAAGAAGTTATTAGGACCTAGAGATTTTTAA